A window of Photobacterium toruni genomic DNA:
AAATCAGCACCAACCAAGGTTTGAAATACCCGCATCTCTTTTTTAACTAACGCTGATTTCTTTTTATGCGGATACATTGGATCTAAATAAATCACTTCTGGCGCGACAAAATCTTTATCCGCAGCCAGTTGCAACAATGCATCTTGACTTGAAGCATGTAATAACTGCATCCGCTCACTAACCCAGTGACCAATTTCAGGATCAGCTTTAGCACGAGCTAAACCATCATCAAGTAACGCTGCCACAACCGGATGTCGTTCAACCAATTGCACTTTACAACCTAATGATGCTAATACAAAAGCATCCCGCCCTAAGCCTGCTGTTGCATCTAATACCGTTGGTGTTAAGCCATTTTTTAGCCCTACCGCTTTAGCGATCGCCTGTCCGCGCCCACCACCAAATTTACGTCGGTGCGCGACTGCACCACTGGCTAAATCAACAAATACAGCACCAAGTTTAGGCTCATCTAACTTACGCAGTTCTAATTGGTTAGCGGTTAACACTAACGCAAAGCAGCTGTGCTCATCATGCGTCAATCCCCAGCGGGCGGCAAGTTGATCTAATTCAGACTGACGTTGAGGAACTTCACAAAGTAAGGCTAGTTGCACTGCATTCTCCGATATCAAACAATATCTATCTCACCCATTATTGGAGATAGAAGCTTTAGGCGGCGAATTATAGCACTACAAATCAAGCTTGGCTCTGGTATCACAACCTAACATAAGGATAAGATAACGCCAGCTCGCAGCATGCGAATAACTTACCTTGCTGAAAAGGAATTATGATGAATATAGCTGTTCGCATCGATGATTTAGATCGCGACATTCTTAATGCGCTAATGACAGATGCGCGAGTTCCCTACGCTGAAATGGCAAAACGCTTCAACGTTAGTCCTGCTACAGTGCATGTTAGGGTTGAAAAAATGCGTACTTCTCAAATTATTACTGGCACAGAAGTAATAGTTAACCCTAAATTATTAGGCTATGACGTATGTTGTTTTATTGGTATCAATCTTTATGCCGCACGTGATTATCATTCTGCGCTTGAAAAACTCAATCAATTAGATGAAGTGGTCGAAGCTTATTACACCACAGGGGCTTACAATATTTTCGTTAAATTGATGTGTCATTCAATAGAAGAATTGCAGCATGTACTGATTAATAAACTGCAAGCCATTGAAGAGGTTCAATCAACAGAAACCTTAATTTCATTGCAAAATCCGATCAATCGTAATGTAAAACCGTAGCGGAAATTTGCCATAAAAAAAGCGAGCCTCAGCTCGCTTTATCACGCTCAATAAACGTTATTTTTTCAAGTTTAACCCTCGTTCAGCGCCTTCTGCCGCCAACCATTCCGCTACAGTTTTAGCGAAATAGGTCAACACACCATCAGCACCTGCACGTTTAAAGCACATTAGTGATTCCATCACGGTTTCACGCTCTTTAAGCCAACCATTTTGGAATGCCGCCATGTGCATCGCATACTCACCAGACACTTGGTAAGCATAGGTCGGTACTTGTAGTTCCGATTTCACGCGGCGTACCACATCAAGATAAGGCATCCCTGGTTTTACCATCACCATATCAGCACCTTCGCTGATATCCATTGCCACTTCATGCAAGGCTTCATCGCTGTTAGCAGGATCCATTTGGTAGGTTTTCTTATCACCGCCTTTAAGATTACTGCTTGACCCTACTGCATCACGAAACGGGCCATAGTAATTTGACGCATATTTCGCTGAGTAAGCCATAATTTGCGTATTAATATGACCCGCTTGTTCTAATGCTTCACGGATTGCACCAATACGGCCATCCATCATATCGGAAGGTGCAACAACGTCAGCCCCAGCCTCTGCGTGAGATAACGCTTGTTTGATCAAAATATCAGTAGTGATGTCATTAAGTACATAACCTTCATCATCAATGATGCCATCTTGACCATGAACCGTGAACGGATCTAAAGCGACATCAGTGATCACACCCAGCTCTGGTACATGCGCTTTTAATGCACGAACCGCTGTTTGTACTAAACCATCAACGTTATACGCTTCTTCTGCTAATTCAGATTTAAACGGTTGTGATACCACAGGAAATAATGCAATTGCAGGCACACCGAGACTGGCGATATACGCTGCTTCTTCTAACAATAAATCAATTGATAAACGCTCAATACCCGGCATTGAAGCCACACTTTCACGGCGATTGGTACCTTCAAGTACAAACATCGGATAAATAAGATCATTAACTGATAACTGGTTTTCCGCCATCAAACGACGACTAAAATCATGCTTACGAACTCGACGCATACGACGTCCAGGAAACGCACCTTGAATAGATACTGACACGGTAAACTCCTTACAGATTAATGAATATTGATAGTATCACTCACACCACCAAGGTGGCATCAAATTGCAAAAAAAGCTTGGCTAACTTGGTAAGAATTATTGACAACCTGCGTAGCATTTTCACCACGGCATTCACCAATAACCGCTGCGATATGCGGCAAATACAACGGTTCATTACGGCTAGATTTTGGCTTAGGACGATAATCTCGCGGTAATAAATACGGACTATCAGTTTCAATCATCAATCGCTGACTCGGAATATGTTTCACTATTTGACGCAACTCAGTGCCACGGCGCTCATCACAGATCCACCCCGTAATACCAATATGTAAATCAAGCGCTAAACAATCAGCTAACTCTTGCTGTGAACCGGTAAAGCAATGCACAACCGCTGCAGGTAATTTATCGCGCCATGGTTTTAGAATCGCTAAAAACCGCTCATGAGCATCACGACAATGCATAAATACGGGTAAGTTAAGCTCTGCGGCTAACGCTAATTGGGCTTCAAACACCGCCTCTTGTTGCGGACGGGGTGAAAAATCACGATTAAAATCCAGTCCACATTCGCCAATTGCTACCACTTGCGGTAATTGTGCTAAAGCGCGAAGTTGTGGCAAGGCTAAATCAGTTACTGAGGCTGCATCGTGGGGATGAACACCAGCAGTGCTATAACAATAATTTGGCCACTGCTCCGCAATTTTCTGAGCAGCAAGACTTTCCTCAATACTGGTACCAGTAATGACCAATCCTTTTACGCCAACGGCTTGAGCGCGTGTAATAACCTCGGTACGATCTTTATCAAATCGACTATTGGTAAGGTTAACGCCAATATCTATCATTTATTTTTCCATCGATTAATGAACGATCATAATTAGCAGTATATCGAGCCTCGAATTGACTGACCATGTGATAATCGCATTATTACAGACATAAAAAAACCGACACTAATGTCGGTTTTTTTCATCATCACAGGGGATAAATCCCTATTCTTTGCTAATGCTCTTTACGTCTTGCGGTTCGTTTTCATCGTCATATTCGTCTTCATCATCTTTACGAATGTAAAAACGTGAGAAGAATAAACCGACTTCAAACAACAAGCACATCGGCACCGCTAACAGAGTCTGAGATAAAATATCAGGCGGTGTTAACAACATACCAACCACAAACGCGGCCACAATAATATATGGGCGTTTACTGCGTAACGTTTCAGGATCGGTAGCACCGGTCCAACACAACAGAATAATCGCGACAGGGATCTCAAATGCAATACCAAACGCCATAAATAGCGATAATACAAAATCGAGATAACTTGAAATATCTGTTGCAACTTCAACCCCTTGCGGAGCGACGCTGGTAAAAAACTTAAACACCAATGGAAACACAACGAAATAAGCAAACGCAACACCGGCATAAAACAGCAATGAGCTGGAAACCAGTAATGGCATAATAAGCTTACGTTCATGCTTGTATAAACCTGGTGCTACAAAAGCCCACAGTTGATACAAAATCATTGGTACAGCAATAAAAACAGCGGTAACTAAAGTGAGTTTTATCGGTGTAAAGAATGGTGATGCAACATCGGTTGCGATCATAGTGGCACCGATTGGCATACGCTCAACCAAAGGTGCTGCTACAAACGCATAAATGTCTTTCGAAAACCAAACGATACAGACAAAAACCACCAGCACGCTGATGAGAGAGCGCAGAATCCGTGTACGCAGCTCAAGTAAATGGCTGAATAACGGCTGCGAATCTTCGACAGTCGACATAGTGATGTAATTTATTCCTGCTTATTAGAAGTCGTTGCTGAGGGTTGCTCGCTTTTATCAGCATAGGGACGTTGCACATCAGATGCGACTTTTTTAAGTTCATCAACCGAATCTTGCAATTCAGGTGCGATGTCCTTCATTCCCATTTGCTCAGCTTTTTTTAAATTGGCTTGCAGTTCCTGAATTTTCAGTTCCTGAGTCAATTCATCTTTGACTGAGTTTGCCATATTACGGGCTGCACCTATCCACTGCGATACGGTACGTATCGCAACGGGTAGACGTTCCGGCCCCAGTACTACTAATCCCACCACGGAGATCAGCACTAACTCCCAGAACCCGATATCAAACACGTCTTAAACCTGCTCTTTGTCTTTTTGACTCGTTTTAGTCTGATCAGCTGCTTGCTGCTCATCCGTAATTTTCTTTTGCTCAAAATCTGCATCAGTGGTTTCTTTTTTAGCAGCAGGTGCAGATGAATCTTCATCACCAATTGCTTTTTTGAAACCCTTAACAGCAGAACCTAAGTCGCCACCTAATGTGCGTAACTTCTTAGTTCCGAACAACAGAACAATGATCAGTGCAATAATTAATAATTGCCAGATACTGATACCACCCATGCTTATTTTACCTCAGCTTTATGTGGTTAATAACGGAGTGCGTTGTTACACGCAACTATAAGTATAGGCGAAACCCAAATCGATTATTTTCGACAGGCTCGCCATCCCAGCAACCAAAATACCGCGCCTGCTCCAACTGCAATAGTAGGATAGGAGGTAACATGATCACCGAAAAGTATGGCAGCACACACCATCATGGTGGCACCAATACCAAAATAAAATCTTGCCTTACCTTGGTTACGCCGACTATCCATGAAATTATCATAGAGTGTATCGAGTCGTTGATTCATAACCTTGCCTTGGCGCAAACTGTCGTAAAGTAATTCAGGCAATTCTGGTAACTTTTCAGCCCAAAATGGCGCTTTACTCTTTACTGCATCAATAATGGCTTGTGGGCCAACTTGACGTGACATCCAATCTTCTAAAAAAGGTTTTGCTGTTGCCCATAAATCAAGTTGTGGATACAGCTGTCGTCCAAGACCTTCAACATAAAGCAATGTCTTTTGTAACAACACTAATTGCGGCTGCACTTCCATATTAAATCGACGTGCAGTATTGAATAAATTCAACAATACATGCCCAAATGATATTTCACATAACGGCTTTTCAAATATGGGCTCACACACGGTACGAATAGCAACTTCAAACGCGTCAATATTGGTATCTGCGGGTACCCAACCTGAATCAACATGCAATTCAGCCACTTTACGGTAATCTCGATTAAAGAAAGCCAGTAAATTTTCAGCCAAATAACGTTTGTCTTCGCGATTAAGCGTACCGACGATACCACAGTCCAATGCTATCCATTGTGGATCATGTGGGTGCTCATAGGAAACAAAAATATTCCCAGGGTGCATATCGGCGTGAAAGAAACTATCACGGAATACCTGCGTAAAAAATATATTTACTGCATTTTCTGATAATAATTTTAAATTGGTGCCATTCGCTTTTAATGCTTCAAGATTCGATACCTGAATACCATAGATACGCTCCATGACCAGTAGGTTAACACTGCTATAATCAGTGAAAACTTCTGGCACATACAAAGTATCATCACCTTCAAAATTACGTCGAAGTTGAATCCCGTTTGCCGCTTCACGCATTAAATCAAGTTCATCAAGTAAGGTTTTTTCATATTCCCTTACCACTTCAACCGGACGTAATCGACGCGCTTCTGGTTGTAACCGAGAAACTATCTCGGCCATCCTGTACATCAGCTTAATATCAGCTTCAATAATAGGACGAATATCAGGTCGAATAACTTTAAATACAATTTCACGACCATTTTCTTTCATGGTTGCGGTATGGACTTGTGCAATGGAAGCAGAAGCTAACGCAACCTCATCAAAATCATCAAACCATTGTTCAATCGGACCGCCTAGTGACGCTTCAATCGTACGTTTTGCTAACTGACCATCAAAAGGTGCCACTTGATCTTGTAATAACGCTAATTGATCGGCGATATGTGGCGGAAACAAATCACGTCGAGTCGACATCATTTGCCCAAACTTGATCCATACCGGACCCAGTTCTTGTAATGCTAACCGCAATCGCTCCCCTAAAGGCGTATCAGGGTACTCATTTTTAATCCAAAATAACGACTTACGTAATTTTTTCGGTAATGCTGAACGTGGGTCTTGCGGAATAAAATCATCCAAACCATAACGTAATTGCACTTCAATAATACGGTAAAGACGTTTAAATTCACGAATAGTCATCATGGCTATGATCGCTCAAGTAACTGATTTAATCGGGCCTCAAAACAGGCAACATCTGATTTCAAGTCATCAACTTGATCAGCAAAATAAGCTATTTCTAATGGTTGTGGAAATAATTTCCACTCTTCCGTTAGTGTTTGAGCTAAATTTAACTGGCGCTTAAGTAACCGTTGCTGAATAAACTGACCACTCGATTTCACCCCACTAACAACAGTATGAGCCACAACATCACCACTGTAATGAGATAATTTTTCTTCAATATCGGGCTTTAAACCGCTTAGCAAACTTGAAAAATGCTGCGCTAATTGTAAATCACCTTCAAGAGATAACTTGTCGGCTTTAATTAGCTGAGTCACATTAGCTTGTTGGCGTAATTCAGGTAATGCGGTTACATTTAACGCCAGTTGACAATCGACATCCCCTTCATAAACCGCTAGTACATCAATTTGCTGGCTAAAAATAAAATATAACGTTTTGCCAAATTCATTCAGAATCACGCTGATCACTTTACCGCGCAAGCGTGATAAACGACGTTGACTATCAACATCATCTTTTACTAACTGATTAAGCGCCGTTTCTACTGCGCCAGTAACAAATGCATCTATTGGCATAGGGAACCTCAGAACTTATAACCACGGTGCAAAGCAACAATACCGCCAGTTAAATTATAATAAGTCGTCTGATCAAACCCAGCATCGTCCATCATTCCTTTTAATGTTTCTTGATCTGGGTGCATGCGAATAGATTCTGCTAAATAGCGGTAACTTTCACTATCATGAGCAATAATCTCACCGATCTTAGGCAATAAATGGAACGAGTAAGCATCATATATTTTAGATAAAGGTTCTAAAATTGGCTTAGAGAACTCTAACACTAATAATCGACCACCCGGTTTTAATACGCGGTACATCGAACGTAAAGCTTGTTCTTTATCGGTAACGTTACGTAAGCAGAAACTGATTGTAATACAATCAAAATAATTATCAGGAAAAGGCAGTTCTTCTGCATTAGCTTGTACGTAACCGACATTACCTACAATGCCATTATCACGCAATTTACTCCGACCAACTTTTAGCATTGAGTTATTGATATCAGCCAGAATAACCTGACCACTATCACCCACCATACGCGAAAATTTAGCGGTTAAGTCACCGGTACCACCACCTAAATCAAGTACTCGCTGGCCACGGCGCACACCACTGCAGTCAATCGTAAAGCGTTTCCATACGCGATGAATACCCATCGACATTAAATCATTCATAATGTCGTACTTTGCCGCTACTGAATGGAATACTTCAGCAACCATGGTTGCTTTTTCCTCTTTGGCCACGGTACGAAAGCCAAAGTGGGTCGTGTCTTGTGTGGTGTCCGTCATGCTCAATCCATTATGTGTCCTCGCGCTCATTTCATCATGACAACAAAATAGCGACCGAGGATTAAATTCATTTATTCAACTGGCTTAGTGTACTTGATGGTTGTCGTTTGCTCAAAGTGGTTTACCCCTTAAGCACTACAAATCAGATTCCGTTGTTGAAGGTATAGGTGAAAAACCTCTCGCATCATGCAACTGTGACTGTGATTTTTCAACTAATTGCGGGCTAATATCTCGTTTCACTTCGACTCCAAGCAACTTAAAGCTTTCAGCTTGGCGAATAATATTTCCCCGCCCACTGACTAACTTATTCATGGCACCATGGTAACTTTGGCTGGCTTTATCTAATGATGAGCCTAATCCTTCCATATCAGTCACAAATAAGCGTAATTTGTCATAAAGCTTTCCTGCTCGCTCTGCAATTTCTTTAGCGTTTTGGTTTTGACGTTCGTTACGCCATAAATTATTAATCGTTCGCAGTGCCACCAGCAAAGTCGTCGGGCTGACCAACATGATATTAAGATCCATCGCATCGCGAATGAGCTTAGGATCAGCGGCAATCGCAGCTTGAAAAGCAGGTTCAACCGGAATAAACATCAACACATAATCCAAACTTTGAACGCCATGCAGCTGATGGTAATCTTTACGACTTAAGCCTCGCATATGCGCGCGCATTGAAGCAATATGTTCCCCCATTGCCAGCTCTCGTTCCGCTATAGTTTCAGCATTAAAGAACCGTTCATAAGCCACTAATGACATTTTTGCATCAACAACCACATCCTTTTGCTGCGGTAAATGTACGACCACATCCGGCTGATAGCGTTTGCCATGCTCATTTTCAAGGCTGACTTGGGTTTGATATTCATGCCCTTCACGTAAACCAGATTCAGTTAATACCCGTGCAAGTACCACTTCTCCCCAATTACCTTGAGCTTTATTATCACCTTTAAGGGCTAGCGTCAGGTTGATAGCTTCCTGAGCCATCTGCTCGTTGAGTTGTTTAAGGTGATTAATTTGATGAACCAAAGTATGGCGTTCGCGGGATTCTTGTGTGAAGTTATCATTAACTTGTTTTTTAAAGCCTTCCAACTGCTCTTTCAATGGCATTAATAAACTCTGAAGACTGATTTTATTCTGCTCATCGACACTGCGGGTTTTATGCTCAAACAATTTATTAGCAAGGCTTTCAAATTGGACGCGTAATCGTTCTTCAGCATTTTCTAATATCTGAATTTTTTCTTCGGCCGATTTTTGTTCTTCAAAGTGACGCGCATCTTGCTCACGCAGATCAGCTTCAAGCCCTGCATTAATCATTCGAGAGTTATCTAATTGCTCAAATAAATACTGTTTTTCATTTTGAAGAGCCTCAAAATGACGCATTTTTTCAATCGCAGCCGATAAATTACCATGTAGCTGTCGAATTTCATGGGTTAGGCGATCACGCTCATCATCCATCTGTTCGAGTTCTTGATTTCGATCGTTTAACTGCTGTTGTAATTGCTGCTCACGTAATTGCAATAATCGTATCTCAGCTTCTGCTTGCTGCTGATGTAATTGCAATGTTTGTTCAAAACGTCCCTTTAACCATAGCGTGGTAATAACACTCGCCACTGTCGCACCAGACATTGCTGCTAACAACGAGATCATGCCGCTACTTAACCATTCCGTCATAACAAATACTCTACAAAAACCACAAATCCATTGCTGTTGTAAGGCTAAGTGGAGACTGAATAAATGTCCAGTTCAGCGATATTACTTGGTGATGCTCATTATCATTCTCCATATAAAAAGCCTGTCAGCTGATAACTAACAGGCTCAATAATTGCTATTGTTCTCTCAAACTAGCAATGGCGTTATTCGTTCGTTACTGGAGCTTGATACCAGCCTTTACCCCATTTTGACCATAAAACAAATAATCCGGGAATCAATAACCACATCTGTAATGTCATCAGCATTGGTGTTGTCAGATCTAAACGTTGAGTTAAACTTACCATCACTCCAGCGCCACTCATCTGAAATAAACCTAACAAAGCCGCAGCTGTACCAGCGCGATCACCAAACGGTGCTAACGCTTTACCTGCCGATGATCCCAATACAAACGCAAACCCAAATGAACAGATAAAAATAGGCACCATAAACGCCCATGCTTGATTAATCGAACTCAGAGCCAGCATTAATCCACCAGCAACAGCTAAAATAATCAGCCCCGTTTGTAATGTGCCACGAGTACCGAATCGATCCATAAATTTCGGAGCGATCATACAAGCCATAATATTTAACGCCGCATTAATACCAAACCATAGTGTAAATTGGCTCATATCTGCCCCAAGATGACTCATCAACCATATAGGAGCGGAGGTCACATAGGCTAAAATAACCGCCATTGCTAACATGCACAGACTCGCATGGTATAAAAAGGTTGGCTCACGTAATACCGACCAATAACGGCTTAAACTTAAGGTTGAGCCACTCACATGAGTATTCGTAGGACGGGTTTCTTTAAACATTGTCATAATGAACAGCCCAGCAACGAGTGCAAAGCCCGCCATAAAACTAAAATTTGAGCGCCAACCAAATTGATGGGTTAACCAGGTACCTAATAACGGTGCTAAAGCGGGAATAAAACAGATTGCACCATTTAGATAACTGATCATACGACCACTTTTTTCAGCACCAAAACTATCACGCACCGCAGAGAATGCGGCAACAGATGTCGCACAAGCACCAAACCCTTGTAATAAACGGGCGGTTAATAACATGTCTAAATTGGAGGCTAAATACGCCATCAAAGCGCTAAAACCATAAATAACAATACCGGCTAACGCAATCGGACGCCGACCAAAGCGATCCGCTAATGGCCCTGCCAATAATTGTCCTAAACCAAGGCTGAACATAAACCATGTCACGGTATCTTGTACACGTATAGCATTAACCCCGAAACTATCAGCAATAGCAGGGAAAGCAGGTAAATAAATATCAATAGCCAATGGGCTAAATAAAACCAAAACCACCATCAAAGTGACGAGTTTGGTATCCGTAGAAGAGGTTGTTGACGAGGTCATATGAGGTTCCTAAAAGATGATCGCGCCAAGTTTACGGCTTTAGAGATATGAATAGAAATGGTATATATTCAATAGTATTTTTCCTTTTGGGAATATCTGCAATGATGATAATAACCCCTTATCCATTTCCAGTTAATACGATCGCTTCGAAAATATAATAAATGCCAATCAATTACCGATTAGCTAATTGAAGCCAACCGCCAAACACGCTAACGTAACCGCATCAACTTACTCACTCAGCCTAATATTCGCTGATATTCTGTAAGTTCACCGTTTATGTCATCACTCAGATGATGCTTTAATTAAAGGACGAAAACATGCAAGCTGCAATTTCGCAACGTGTTGAACAAATCCGCCACTGGCTCGCTGAAAATCAGTTAGATGCATTATTGATCCCTCACGAAGATGAGTTTCTCGGTGAATACATTCCCGATCATAATGAACGCCTACACTGGTTAACTGGATTCACAGGCTCAGCTGGCGCTGCCATTATTACTCGTGATGATGCTGCTGTTTTTGTTGATGGTCGATATGTAGTGCAAGTGCGTAAACAAGTACCAGCGGAAGTATTTCAATACTGCCATCTTATAGAGCAACCACCAGTACAATGGGCATTAGACAATTTAGCCGCGGGCAGTAAAGTTGCCATTGACGCTCGCTTACACAGTGCAGCATGGCTTAAAAATGCCACCACCACTATTGATGGTGAATTAGACCTAGTGTGCGTAACCGAAAACCCAATTGATGTTCTATGGCTAGACCGCCCAGCACCTGTATTGTCTGATGCTCAATTGATGGGCTTAGAATATGTCGGTCAATCAAGTACAGAGAAGCGGGAACAAATTGCGGCATTGCTTAAAAAACACAAAGCGGATGCTGCCTTTTTAAGTCAGCTTGATAGCATTGCTTGGCTGCTCAATATTCGTGGTGATGATGTCCATTGTCTACCCGTTCTGCTTTCAGCTGCGGTGATACATAGCGACGCATCAGTTAATTTCTATATCGATAGCCACCGCTTACCTGAAGGTTTTGCAACCCATGTAGGTAACGGGGTAAATATCCGCGAGCCAGAGCAACTTGCCGCAGGTTTAGCCGCTCTTTCAGGTAAACGTGTACAGTTTGACTCAGCAAACAGTAATGCATGGGCAGCGCAACAACTTCAAGACGCTGGCGCACAGTTGATTGAAGCTGCAAATCCAACCTTACTACCTAAAGCTACCAAAAATGCGACTGAAATGGCGGGGATAAAGGCGTGTCATATTCGTGATGGTGTGGCAATGGCAAAATTCCTCGCATGGGTTGATGCACAAGTTGCGGCAGGTCATTTACTTGATGAAGCCCAATTATCCGATCAACTATGGCAATTCCGTCAATTAGATCCAAGTTGTAGTGATGTAAGTTTTGATACTATCTCTGCCGCTGCAGGTAATGCGGCAATGTGTCACTACAATCACCTTAACCAACCACAGCCAAGTAAACTGCAAATGGATACCGTGTACTTGGTCGACTCAGGTGGCCAATACCCAGATGGCACTACTGATATTACTCGTACCATTGCCATTGGTCAGCCAGGAGAAGAGGTTAAGCAAGCCTTTACTTTAGTGTTAAAAGGCCACATAGCTTTAGCATCTGCACGCTTTCCAAAAGGTACAACAGGGAGTCAACTTGATGCGTTAGCCCGTCAACATTTATGGGCGCATGGGTTTGATTATGATCACGGTACTGGTCACGGCGTCGGTCATTTTCTAAGTGTGCACGAAGGGCCACAACGGATCGCTAAAGCCTATAATCCAGTCGCATTACTACCTGGCATGGTGCTGTCTAATGAACCTGGATATTACCGCGCTGATGCATTTGGCATTCGCATTGAAAACCTTGAAGCAGTAGTAGAAGTGGCAACCCAAGGTGATATGTCGGTAATGGGATTTGAATCTCTGACTCGCGCCCCGATTGATAAGCGTTTAATTGATTTAAGCTTATTAACAGATATCGAACTCGCGTGGCTTAACCATTAC
This region includes:
- the ubiE gene encoding bifunctional demethylmenaquinone methyltransferase/2-methoxy-6-polyprenyl-1,4-benzoquinol methylase UbiE; translation: MTDTTQDTTHFGFRTVAKEEKATMVAEVFHSVAAKYDIMNDLMSMGIHRVWKRFTIDCSGVRRGQRVLDLGGGTGDLTAKFSRMVGDSGQVILADINNSMLKVGRSKLRDNGIVGNVGYVQANAEELPFPDNYFDCITISFCLRNVTDKEQALRSMYRVLKPGGRLLVLEFSKPILEPLSKIYDAYSFHLLPKIGEIIAHDSESYRYLAESIRMHPDQETLKGMMDDAGFDQTTYYNLTGGIVALHRGYKF
- the rmuC gene encoding DNA recombination protein RmuC, which gives rise to MTEWLSSGMISLLAAMSGATVASVITTLWLKGRFEQTLQLHQQQAEAEIRLLQLREQQLQQQLNDRNQELEQMDDERDRLTHEIRQLHGNLSAAIEKMRHFEALQNEKQYLFEQLDNSRMINAGLEADLREQDARHFEEQKSAEEKIQILENAEERLRVQFESLANKLFEHKTRSVDEQNKISLQSLLMPLKEQLEGFKKQVNDNFTQESRERHTLVHQINHLKQLNEQMAQEAINLTLALKGDNKAQGNWGEVVLARVLTESGLREGHEYQTQVSLENEHGKRYQPDVVVHLPQQKDVVVDAKMSLVAYERFFNAETIAERELAMGEHIASMRAHMRGLSRKDYHQLHGVQSLDYVLMFIPVEPAFQAAIAADPKLIRDAMDLNIMLVSPTTLLVALRTINNLWRNERQNQNAKEIAERAGKLYDKLRLFVTDMEGLGSSLDKASQSYHGAMNKLVSGRGNIIRQAESFKLLGVEVKRDISPQLVEKSQSQLHDARGFSPIPSTTESDL
- a CDS encoding multidrug effflux MFS transporter gives rise to the protein MTSSTTSSTDTKLVTLMVVLVLFSPLAIDIYLPAFPAIADSFGVNAIRVQDTVTWFMFSLGLGQLLAGPLADRFGRRPIALAGIVIYGFSALMAYLASNLDMLLTARLLQGFGACATSVAAFSAVRDSFGAEKSGRMISYLNGAICFIPALAPLLGTWLTHQFGWRSNFSFMAGFALVAGLFIMTMFKETRPTNTHVSGSTLSLSRYWSVLREPTFLYHASLCMLAMAVILAYVTSAPIWLMSHLGADMSQFTLWFGINAALNIMACMIAPKFMDRFGTRGTLQTGLIILAVAGGLMLALSSINQAWAFMVPIFICSFGFAFVLGSSAGKALAPFGDRAGTAAALLGLFQMSGAGVMVSLTQRLDLTTPMLMTLQMWLLIPGLFVLWSKWGKGWYQAPVTNE
- a CDS encoding aminopeptidase P family protein, yielding MQAAISQRVEQIRHWLAENQLDALLIPHEDEFLGEYIPDHNERLHWLTGFTGSAGAAIITRDDAAVFVDGRYVVQVRKQVPAEVFQYCHLIEQPPVQWALDNLAAGSKVAIDARLHSAAWLKNATTTIDGELDLVCVTENPIDVLWLDRPAPVLSDAQLMGLEYVGQSSTEKREQIAALLKKHKADAAFLSQLDSIAWLLNIRGDDVHCLPVLLSAAVIHSDASVNFYIDSHRLPEGFATHVGNGVNIREPEQLAAGLAALSGKRVQFDSANSNAWAAQQLQDAGAQLIEAANPTLLPKATKNATEMAGIKACHIRDGVAMAKFLAWVDAQVAAGHLLDEAQLSDQLWQFRQLDPSCSDVSFDTISAAAGNAAMCHYNHLNQPQPSKLQMDTVYLVDSGGQYPDGTTDITRTIAIGQPGEEVKQAFTLVLKGHIALASARFPKGTTGSQLDALARQHLWAHGFDYDHGTGHGVGHFLSVHEGPQRIAKAYNPVALLPGMVLSNEPGYYRADAFGIRIENLEAVVEVATQGDMSVMGFESLTRAPIDKRLIDLSLLTDIELAWLNHYHHTVFEVISPALDGDDLAWLTQATAPLQR